The proteins below come from a single Zea mays cultivar B73 chromosome 8, Zm-B73-REFERENCE-NAM-5.0, whole genome shotgun sequence genomic window:
- the LOC100281307 gene encoding uncharacterized protein LOC100281307, with translation MAAVAAHHHLHPSSVAARTPTLGRRHRFSSLPLAARPSSQGRFSFRAATRVLTRAGSTGASSAASPAATTASSLSLEELRGGCTTWTWRGMRVNYLARGQGPPVLLVHGFGASVAHWRRNIGVLSESYTVYAIDLLGFGASDKPPGFSYTMETWAELILDFLEEVVRRPTVLVGNSVGSLACVIAASESSREAVRGLVLLNCAGGMNNKAIVDDWRIKLLLPLLWLIDFLLKQRPIASALFNRVKNRDNLKDILLSVYGNKDAVDDELVEIIRGPADTEGALDAFVSTVTGPPGPSPIALMPRLADLPVLVLWGDRDPFTPIDGPVGKFFSKLPSELPNVTLYMLEGVGHCPHDDRPDLVHDRLLPWLEALLPPAAGAVTTTTTTVV, from the exons ATGGCAGCGGTCGCCGCCCACCACCACCTCCACCCCTCCTCCGTCGCTGCCCGAACTCCAACACTTGGCCGACGCCACCGTTTCTCGTCGCTTCCTCTCGCCGCGCGGCCGTCCTCCCAAGGCCGTTTCAGCTTCCGAGCCGCGACCCGCGTCCTCACGCGCGCCGGAAGCACTGGCGCCAGCAGCGCCGCCTCGCCCGCCGCGACGACGGCGTCGTCGTTGTCGCTGGAGGAGCTGCGCGGGGGCTGCACCACCTGGACGTGGCGAGGGATGCGCGTGAACTACCTCGCCAGAGGACAGGGGCCGCCCGTACTGCTCGTCCACGGCTTCGGCGCCTCCGTCGCGCACTGGCGCAG GAACATTGGGGTGTTGTCTGAATCCTATACCGTCTACGCGATCGATTTGCTGGGGTTTGGCGCGTCGGACAAGCCTCCTGGGTTTTCTTACACGATGGAGACATGGGCCGAG CTGATACTGGATTTCTTGGAGGAGGTGGTCAGGAGGCCCACGGTGCTTGTCGGGAACTCGGTTGGAAGCCTCGCGTGCGTCATTGCTGCATCAG AGTCCAGCAGAGAAGCCGTCCGGGGGCTTGTCCTGCTGAACTGCGCCGGTGGCATGAACAACAAGGCGATCGTCGATGACTGGCGGATCAAGCTGCTCCTGCCACTGCTCTGGCTGATCGACTTCCTGCTGAAACAGCGGCCGATAGCATCAGCGCTCTTTAACCGCGTGAAAAACAG GGACAATCTGAAGGACATCTTGCTCTCTGTTTATGGGAACAAAGATGCTGTGGACGATGAATTGGTTGAG ATCATACGCGGACCGGCTGACACGGAGGGCGCCCTGGACGCGTTCGTGTCGACGGTGACCGGCCCGCCGGGGCCAAGCCCGATAGCCCTGATGCCGCGGCTGGCCGACCTGCCCGTGCTGGTGCTGTGGGGTGACCGGGACCCCTTCACCCCGATCGACGGGCCCGTGGGGAAGTTCTTCTCGAAGCTGCCGTCGGAGCTCCCGAACGTGACGCTCTACATGCTGGAGGGCGTGGGGCACTGCCCGCACGACGACCGGCCGGACCTCGTCCACGACAGGCTGCTGCCGTGGCTTGAAGCGCTcctgccgcccgccgccggcgcgGTGactacgacgacgacgacggttgtCTAA
- the LOC103635648 gene encoding PHD finger protein ALFIN-LIKE 5: MDPGAGAHYSVRTAEEVFRDFRGRRAGMIKALTNDVEKFYQLCDPEKENLCLYGYPNETWEVTLPAEEVPPEIPEPALGINFARDGMNEKDWLALVAVHSDSWLLAVAFYFAARFGFDKEARRRLFNMINNLPTIFEVVTGVANKQNKEKGPNSTSKSNKTSSKMTSRPESHSKATKVAVPPKDDDDESGEEYEEEERDNTLCGSCGTNDGKDEFWICCDSCERWYHGKCVKITPARAEHIKHYKCPDCNNKRARA; the protein is encoded by the exons ATGGACCCCGGCGCCGGCGCACACTACTCCGTCCGTACCGCGGAGGAGGTTTTCCGCGACTTCCGCGGCCGCCGCGCGGGCATGATCAAGGCCCTCACCAACG ATGTGGAGAAGTTCTACCAGCTGTGTGACCCCG AAAAGGAAAACTTGTGCCTTTATGGCTACCCCAACGAAACATGGGAAGTAACTTTGCCAGCAGAGGAAGTTCCTCCAGAGATCCCTGAACCAGCTTTGGGTATAAACTTTGCTAGGGATGGCATGAATGAGAAGGATTGGTTAGCGCTAGTTGCTGTCCACAGCGATTCCTGGTTACTAGCAGTTGCATTCTACTTTGCAGCCCGGTTTGGGTTTGACAAAGAGGCCAG ACGGCGGCTCTTCAACATGATAAATAACTTGCCCACGATATTTGAAGTAGTGACTGGGGTTGCAAATAAACAAAACAAGGAGAAGGGCCCCAATAGTaccagcaaaagcaacaaaacaaGTTCAAAAATG ACATCAAGACCCGAGTCTCATTCCAAGGCGACAAAAGTGGCAGTGCCCCCTAAGGATGACGATGATGAGAGCGGTGAAGAATATGAAGAGGAAGAGCGTGATAACACCTTATGTGGATCATGTGGAACAAATGACGGCAAGGACGAATTCTGGATCTGTTGTGATAGTTGTGAGCGGTGGTACCATGGGAAGTGTGTCAAGATCACTCCTGCACGTGCTGAGCACATCAAGCACTACAAATGCCCAGATTGCAACAACAAGAGGGCAAGAGCCTAG